TTCAGTCACATAGTAGAAGGTCTAACAACTTATATGTTTGCTCACAAGGTGTAATTTCCCTTGGCAACGACAAGTgaattgctggttggcagagccactatcatGTAAGACTTTTGGTTCATATTGTCTGGTCCAATCCTAAGGGATAAGAGGTACTCAAAAGCACTTGAGACTGACATGactcagggtgttcaaagccagcattaaaaaattgaaaaaacaacTAATATAATACCATAAAAGTGGAATGCATCTGTACCTTGTTTTTCAGTAAAGGCGCTAAGACGGTCAATTTCTCAACTAATTTCACTTTAGCAGCCAATCCGTCTGTTTCATCTTCAGAATAGAGATCAACTATGGTGTCTACAGCCTCTGCCAGGACCCATACTACATTCTCCTTGTGGGCTTGATCCAAAATAAACTCTGTTATAGTGCATATTACTTCTGAAGTAGTATCATTTAAAGTGTTCACCAGCAATAGTGCCATGATACCAATCATGCGGATGAGGTTTGATCTTATCTCTGGCACTTGACAGTCTCGGATGCCCGCCAACATTATCTGAAATACAAATAAATGGTTTTTCTTTTTGGTGCgttaaaatgttaatttatttatttttttgagttCCTAGCATTATTTCTTCCCAAAAAATGGTAGtgacaataaacaatttgtggttaattaataattaaatgcaTTTACTTGACTAATGATTTTAAATTGTGCTATATTATATTAACTCAATTGTGCTATAACTCAATTTTGCGTAGATACTATGCATGTTCTCAATTTTAGatgattttttgtttctttttaatagtTAAGTTACAATACACTAATTAAAGGTAACTAATATTGTAAGGTCAAGGTCAGCTTACCTCAATATCTGTGAGAGCCAACTCATTGAACAATCCATGTCCACTAGTGTTACCATTCTccctaaactttattttatctaGAGCTGCTCTCATCACTGCGGTGGCTGATTCCATAAGGATCAGATTATCCGAGTTTTGTTTGAACACTAACTTTCCTGCATCAACCCATATTTTGTAAACACCATTGACACCGCCCAGGTTTTCTATTGGGAGGGTTGATAGCATGTTGTTTATACAGAGTAGAGCTCCAGACTGTAAGGTATGCAGCCTGTAATAAATAGAAACAATTAGCTATCTACAACATTCAAGGTAGGTATAAATTAGTGTATATTTCACtcttattgttttataaattaataatggaAAAGAAATGTCTCATTGGCATAGCAATCACCTTGCTATGTGAAATGAAGTCCACATtaaatgtagatataattaaattatattttgaaaatcaAAAAGCGATACAATTCTTTCAATGatgttaataaaattgtatatttacttactttttatgaaTAGATTTTGACCCATGATATTCCTTCAGTATTAACATGACATTCTCAGCTGGCAATTGTGTTCTCGCCCATACTTTAGCAAATATTTCCATTGAAATGAGAGCCTCCAGTACTTCCGGAGGAAGCCTGTCCTCAGCAGGTGTTGTCAGTCCTGCCTCATTGGGGATATCATCGTCGCCAATTTCCTCACTATCTGAAGAATCTCCACCATTTTCTGAGTCACTATCTGAAAATTTCACATACCTATTAGTTTACAAATAAGTCAATAGTGAAACTAGAACATCTGGAAAATCATGTCTACGAATACATACCATCACAAGAACAAATGTTAGCAATAATTTCAATTGAACATTGTTGTGCATCTAACATTTGTGACACTGACTTTATTTGACTTTCTATTACTTGAGCTTCCTTTCCTTTAGGAGCTTCGACCTTGCCTGCATCATCAGCTAATGGGAGACTGCTTGTTAACTGATTGCAGACCATCCTGTGATCTACGGTAAGTGTAGCAGCTAAGATTGAAATTATTTGATGTATAACAGTGACTGGTAGAGATGCAATGTTGCCACCACAAGTGTTTATTATCACCCCAGCAGCTAAAGTTTTTATAAGTAAAGCAGAAGGATCACTGTCCTCTAATGCAAGCAACACTTGCAGTTGTTTTTCAGAATTGGTCTTGATCTTCTCCATAGCAACAGGGTTGTCTTCAATGACCACAAACAAACATTGCAAAGCAGCAATGACTATTTCTGCTCCAAAAGTAGGTATGTCAAGGTATCTGGGTAAGATATCAAGAATTTTCGATTGCCCAAGATATTTGATGGCCAATTCtgcaaataaacataaaaaattatgtaggtataaccTGCAAATTCCTagaataaaaagttattttcaaacaaaataaatcattagAAATCAATATTACCTGAGCTTTCACATAAATTGAGCAGTAAATTTATGATTTGGATGATAGTTTCAACATCATCTTGATTTGTTTTTGAACTTTGATCTGGTGTCCATGATTCTGCATGCTGGAATGTATTCAAACACATTTTGATATCATCTTTCCATAAATATCTTTCAAAAAGTATTTGCTGCAAATCATGTTATTCttttataatacaatttataattgtataattcAACATTCCATAAGAAATAGTTTTTAACAATCTAGTTATAGATATCACAATATGAACACAATGTATACTCTTTCTGTTAAACAATAAAGTAGTGAATAATGCATACCTCGTGGAAAAACATAGTTAAAGAAGTCATAACGTCTTGCTCCATCATAGCGTCACATACTTCAGGGCGCACTGTAGATAGGTTCCTCAATGCTCCTGCGGCAGCATTCCTCACAGAGCTCGCAGGGTCCAGTAACAACGGCGCCACCACCTTCACTACCCCCCGGCTGAGAACCTCCTCTATGTTATCTGGACTTTCTATCATCAGCGCGAACGTTTGCAACCCGCAATATTTTTCTTCCACGTTTGCTGCCTTAAATGAAATGATTCTAGTTTAATTCACTGTCA
The Pectinophora gossypiella chromosome 2, ilPecGoss1.1, whole genome shotgun sequence genome window above contains:
- the LOC126374322 gene encoding HEAT repeat-containing protein 3 translates to MGKIRKPRPNRTKRNVEPDVSDEEEQIPVDSKENAIQTILDQLQAANVEEKYCGLQTFALMIESPDNIEEVLSRGVVKVVAPLLLDPASSVRNAAAGALRNLSTVRPEVCDAMMEQDVMTSLTMFFHEHAESWTPDQSSKTNQDDVETIIQIINLLLNLCESSELAIKYLGQSKILDILPRYLDIPTFGAEIVIAALQCLFVVIEDNPVAMEKIKTNSEKQLQVLLALEDSDPSALLIKTLAAGVIINTCGGNIASLPVTVIHQIISILAATLTVDHRMVCNQLTSSLPLADDAGKVEAPKGKEAQVIESQIKSVSQMLDAQQCSIEIIANICSCDDSDSENGGDSSDSEEIGDDDIPNEAGLTTPAEDRLPPEVLEALISMEIFAKVWARTQLPAENVMLILKEYHGSKSIHKKLHTLQSGALLCINNMLSTLPIENLGGVNGVYKIWVDAGKLVFKQNSDNLILMESATAVMRAALDKIKFRENGNTSGHGLFNELALTDIEIMLAGIRDCQVPEIRSNLIRMIGIMALLLVNTLNDTTSEVICTITEFILDQAHKENVVWVLAEAVDTIVDLYSEDETDGLAAKVKLVEKLTVLAPLLKNKARQQKKLPKEYKVLVSTATSNLPRFIKYKKERISKLK